A single region of the Microbulbifer sp. MKSA007 genome encodes:
- a CDS encoding serine hydrolase domain-containing protein, producing MRRKLILMSVATLLCGFTYMLWPVYQFYAWSLNTVPLSPLGWQALPTKAPSTQELSDSGLQLAAGQSLKAIENHREKIGAPAISAAVSACGAVVWAGAAGWADLEEQVPVSTETRFRIGSTSKALTGTALARLVQRGAIDLDKPISNYLEPLPNPDWASMTPRQLASHMSGLPHYKKNSDWLGLYQTLALDVHYEDMYRALGIFDASELLFEPGTDFYYSTLGTVLLGAVLAGAEDKPYLEVMHDEVFTLSGMNSTEVSPLNGDIERNIARFYKSNGLSGSALRLREWRPVDLSHRLPGEALFPHPVTW from the coding sequence ATGAGACGTAAGCTCATATTGATGAGCGTGGCCACACTTCTGTGTGGTTTTACTTATATGTTGTGGCCAGTTTATCAATTCTATGCCTGGTCACTAAATACAGTGCCGTTAAGTCCATTGGGGTGGCAGGCTCTACCTACAAAGGCGCCGTCCACTCAAGAGCTCTCCGATAGTGGATTGCAGCTTGCCGCAGGGCAATCGCTTAAAGCAATTGAAAATCATCGTGAGAAAATCGGTGCTCCGGCAATTTCTGCGGCAGTATCTGCTTGTGGTGCAGTAGTTTGGGCTGGGGCTGCCGGCTGGGCTGATTTAGAGGAGCAAGTACCTGTTTCTACAGAGACACGCTTTCGTATTGGTAGCACCTCTAAGGCTTTAACAGGAACTGCATTGGCGCGTTTGGTACAGAGGGGGGCTATTGATCTGGATAAACCTATCTCAAATTATCTGGAACCCTTACCAAACCCCGATTGGGCGTCAATGACCCCGCGCCAATTGGCTTCCCATATGTCTGGCTTGCCACATTATAAAAAGAACTCCGATTGGCTGGGGTTGTATCAAACTCTGGCACTGGATGTTCACTACGAGGATATGTATCGGGCTCTGGGAATTTTTGATGCTAGTGAATTACTTTTCGAACCGGGTACCGATTTTTATTACAGTACTTTGGGCACAGTTCTTCTGGGAGCCGTTTTGGCTGGTGCTGAGGACAAACCTTATCTGGAAGTGATGCATGATGAGGTATTTACGCTTAGCGGAATGAACAGCACAGAGGTATCGCCACTGAATGGTGATATAGAACGTAATATTGCTCGTTTCTACAAAAGTAATGGCTTGTCTGGCAGTGCCCTTCGCCTGCGGGAATGGCGTCCAGTGGATTTAAGTCATCGCCTGCCGGGGGAGGCTTTATTTCCACACCCAGTGACTTGGTGA
- a CDS encoding serine hydrolase domain-containing protein, giving the protein MASSGFKSSPAGGGFISTPSDLVRLGAQFLKADYLSPGVREIFWAPQKLANGEVNEQNYALGWRVTEVEIPEVGLTKVANHGGVSRGSQSWLMILPEYQLSVAVNINRKTKDFWDFGRVSLDIASAFIHQQDDLKCD; this is encoded by the coding sequence ATGGCGTCCAGTGGATTTAAGTCATCGCCTGCCGGGGGAGGCTTTATTTCCACACCCAGTGACTTGGTGAGACTGGGTGCTCAGTTCCTGAAAGCAGACTACTTGTCCCCAGGAGTCCGGGAGATATTTTGGGCGCCACAAAAATTGGCCAATGGTGAAGTGAATGAACAAAACTATGCCTTGGGTTGGCGGGTGACTGAAGTAGAAATCCCTGAGGTAGGATTAACAAAAGTGGCCAATCACGGCGGAGTTAGTCGTGGCAGTCAGAGTTGGTTAATGATATTACCGGAATATCAGCTTTCTGTTGCTGTGAATATCAATCGAAAGACAAAAGATTTTTGGGACTTTGGTCGAGTATCCCTAGACATAGCGAGCGCTTTTATTCACCAGCAGGATGATCTTAAATGTGACTAA